The Eurosta solidaginis isolate ZX-2024a chromosome 4, ASM4086904v1, whole genome shotgun sequence genome includes a window with the following:
- the LOC137248195 gene encoding protein transport protein Sec24C-like, translating into MPNPISVIIENKNSAGGAFITNEQGLLPPLVTTKYVVEDQGNSTPRYVRSSLYCIPATDDLLKTTALSIKLTVSPMARTVEGEYEPPIVNFGELGAIRCNRCKAQ; encoded by the exons atgccaaatccgataagcgttatcattgaaaataaaaatagcgctggtggtgcttttattactaatgaacagggtttattaccaccattggtgaccacaaaatatgtggtagaagatcagggtaactccacgccacgttacgttag gtcgtctttgtattgcatacctgcaacagatgatctattaaaaacaacagctttgtccattaaacttaccgtctcaccaatggcacgcacggttgagggtgaatatgagccacccattgtaaattttggtgaattgggtgcaattagatgcaatcgttgcaaggctcaatag